The region TCAACTACGAACTGTTCCTGGACGAGGACGGCCAGAAGATCTCCAAGTCCAAGGGCAACGGCCTGACCATGGAGGACTGGCTGCGCTACGGCCCGCCGGACAGTCTGGCGCTGTACATGTTCCAGAAGCCGCGGGCGGCCAAGCGGCTGTTCTTCGACGTGATCCCGCGCGCGGTGGACGAGTACCTGACCTTCGCGGAGAAGTTCCCGCAGGAGGCCGAGGACAAGCGCCTGGAAAACCCGGTCTGGCACATCCACAACGGCCGGCTGCCGAACAGCCTGGGCCAGCGGGACGGGCTGACCTACGGGATCCTTCTGAACCTGGCCGGGGTCGCGGCCGCCGAGACCAAGCAGGCCATGTGGGGCTTCATCACCCGGTACGCGCCGGGCCTGACGCCGGAAACGGCCCCCTATCTGGACCGGCTGGTGGGCTATGCCCTGAACTACTACCAGGACTTCGTGAAACCCGCGAAGACCTACCGGGCGCCCACCGACATGGAACGGGCGGCGCTGGAGGAGCTGTCGGCCGAGCTGTCGAAGATGCCGGACGCCGACGCCGAGACCCTGCAAACCCTGGTCTACGAGATCGGCAAGCGCCACCCGTTCCCCGAACTGCGGGCGTGGTTCCAGTCGCTGTACGAGACGCTTCTGGGCCAGTCGACCGGGCCGCGCATGGGCTCGTTCATCGCCCTGTACGGGGTCGGGGAGACGCGGGCCCTGATCACACGGGCGCTGGCGGGTGAGTTGGCGGCGGCCTAGAGCACGGCTCGATCCGCTTGTTTGATTGAGACAGTCCCACTCAGGTGGAACCGCCTGAGTGGGACTGTCTCTAGGGCCGCCGCTCCTTGGGGCCGTCAGCCGACCACGCGCATCAGCAGGAAGGCCACCGCCGCCGCCATCGCGGCGAGGTCGAAGCCGTTGGGGAACTGGCCCCAGAACACCGCCGGGTCCAGGCGCGGGAACCATTCCTCGTCGCCCAACAGGTCGTCGCTGTCGGTGATCTGCGCCAGACCGCGGGCGAATTCCACCGCGGCCAGGCAGACGTAGCAGAACTTGATGCAGTCCACGAACAGGCTGTGGACGCCGCCCATGGCGACGACAAGCTCCGGATCCGCGGTGAGCCAGACGCCGAGCCCCGCGGCCAAGCCGGCGAGACCGGGCGGAACGAGCGCCACCGCAAGGCGGCGAAGGTCGATGGGGTGGTGGGTGTGGCTGGGCGTTCGCATGCCCCCAGATGCCGCCACCCCGGTTAATGCTTGGTTGCCCGGGCTGAGACCATTCGTGGCCGAAGCATGTCCGGGCGGGCAGGACGACACTGGACCAAACGGCGGGCTGCCCTACCGCAGGGGCGGCTCCTCCAGGAATTGCCGGACGGCGGCGATCTGGTCGGGCACGTTCAACGCCGGGGCGTGGCCGCAGCCGGGCACCTCGATCAACTCCGCCCGCGTGTTTTCCTGCAACATGCGCTCGGCGATGTCGGGCAGCAGCAGGTCGCTGTCCACCCCGCGCAGCACCAGCGTCTTGCAGTCGACCGCATGCCAAGCGTCCCAGAACCGGGTGTCCTCGGGGAAGTTGATGAGCTGGCGCACGATGCGCGGGTCGTAGTGGGGCGTAAGACGGCCATCGGGCAGCCGCCGGGCCGAGGTGACGGTCAGCCGCTTCCACTGGGTGTCGGGCAGGTAGCCGTAGGGCCGGTAGACCGCCCGGAAGAAGGCCTCCAGCTCCGCCATGGTGTCGAGGACCGGCGGCGACGCGGCATAGGACAGGATCCGCTCGATGGCCGCCTGCGGCACCTCCGGCCCGATGTCGTTGACCACCAGGTGGGTGATCCGGCCCTTGAACCGGCCGCCGGCCAGCCGGATGCCAAGGGCGCCGCCCATGGACGTGCCGACCCACATCATGGCGTTGACGCCGAAGGTGGCGCACATCGCCTCGGCGATGTCGGCGTAGGTGTCGTAGCGGTACGCCTGCTCGTCGGCCGCCCACGACGACAGGCCGCGGCCGATGGTGTCGGGCACCAGCAGGCGCCAGGTGCGCGACAGGTCACGGGCCAAGGGCTCGAAGTCCGCCCCGGTCCGGGCCAACCCGTGCCAGAGCACGACGGTCTCCAGATTGCCGGCCCCCCACTCGGCAACGTGGATCTCGTGCCCGCCGGCCTTGATGAAGTGGGTCAGCGGTTCGGTCATGCGGCCCTCCCCTGGCGTAGACGCCCAACGATCCCCGTCGGAAAGAAGTAGACGGACAGGATGAACAGGATCCCGAGCCACAGCAGCCAGCGTTCGGGGTTGAACAGCTCCGGCACGACGGGCACGGCCTGCAGCGCGCCCTGCACACCGCCCATCAGCGGTTGCAGGTAGGATTGGGCCAGGATGAAGACGACCGCCCCCAGGACCGCGCCGTACATCGTTCCCATGCCGCCGATCACCACCATCAACAGGATGTTGATCATGATGGACGAGGCCAGGGTGTTGGCCGGGCCGACATAGGCGGTGGATATCGCCAGCAGCGCCCCGGCCAGGGCCGCGAACTTGGCGGCTGCGACGTTCGCGAGGGTGCGGTAGACCACGGTGCGGAAGCCGATCGCCTCGGCCCGGAAATCGTTCTCGCGGATGGCCTGGAGCACCCGGCCGAAGGGCGAATTCACGATCCGCAGCAGGACCAGGAAGCCCACCAGCGCCACCGCGAACACCAGGTAATAGGCCAGGGTGCGGCCGGTGATGCGGATGCCGAGGACCGGCTCGTTCCCGAACGGCCGGAAGGCGGGGCCCAGTTCGAACGGCAGGCGGAAACTCATCCCGTCCTCGCCGCCGGTGATGTGGAAAAGCTGGCTGACCAGGACCTCGAATGCGCTGGCCACCGCCAGCGTCACCATGGCGAAGAAGATCGCCCGCACCCGCAGGCTGAACAGCCCGACCACCAGCGCCAGGAGCCCGGCCGCCGCGATCCCCGCCACCGCCCCGATGCCGAGCCACACCCAGCTCCCCGGGTACGCTCTCAGCGCGATGGCAACGCCGTAGGCGCCGAGGCCGAAGAACATCGTGTGCGCGAACGACACGATGCCCGTGTAGCCCAACAGCAGGTCGTAGCTCGCCACCAGCAGGACGTAGCACAGGATCTGGGTTGCCACCTGATACGGCTTGGCAC is a window of Azospirillaceae bacterium DNA encoding:
- a CDS encoding branched-chain amino acid ABC transporter permease, whose product is MLTWILSGDTPRSRLLVLLLVATFVCLAAAPFLFPGAKPYQVATQILCYVLLVASYDLLLGYTGIVSFAHTMFFGLGAYGVAIALRAYPGSWVWLGIGAVAGIAAAGLLALVVGLFSLRVRAIFFAMVTLAVASAFEVLVSQLFHITGGEDGMSFRLPFELGPAFRPFGNEPVLGIRITGRTLAYYLVFAVALVGFLVLLRIVNSPFGRVLQAIRENDFRAEAIGFRTVVYRTLANVAAAKFAALAGALLAISTAYVGPANTLASSIMINILLMVVIGGMGTMYGAVLGAVVFILAQSYLQPLMGGVQGALQAVPVVPELFNPERWLLWLGILFILSVYFFPTGIVGRLRQGRAA
- a CDS encoding alpha/beta hydrolase, whose amino-acid sequence is MTEPLTHFIKAGGHEIHVAEWGAGNLETVVLWHGLARTGADFEPLARDLSRTWRLLVPDTIGRGLSSWAADEQAYRYDTYADIAEAMCATFGVNAMMWVGTSMGGALGIRLAGGRFKGRITHLVVNDIGPEVPQAAIERILSYAASPPVLDTMAELEAFFRAVYRPYGYLPDTQWKRLTVTSARRLPDGRLTPHYDPRIVRQLINFPEDTRFWDAWHAVDCKTLVLRGVDSDLLLPDIAERMLQENTRAELIEVPGCGHAPALNVPDQIAAVRQFLEEPPLR